Sequence from the Bos indicus x Bos taurus breed Angus x Brahman F1 hybrid chromosome 16, Bos_hybrid_MaternalHap_v2.0, whole genome shotgun sequence genome:
GAAGCCACAGGGTGGAGAAGAGAGCCTCCTGTGACCCTGTGGCCAGGAGGATCAGGCAGGCTGACTGTGGGTGGTCACAGCCCATGCCACTGGCTATTAAGGCCCCTCCGGCACAGCCCTCACTCCCTCCATCCTGGCCCCAGACAGGCCTGGGCGCAGGCTGGCCCTGTGGTGTGCTGGGACTCGGTATTAACCTGCTGAAACCGTTCCCTGTTTCCCAGGGAGACTTCCGGATCCCCTGCCTGGGTGGGCACTTCCTTGAGTCCCTTCCCTACCTACGAAACTAAGGTCCCCCCAGAAGATGCTCCCCTGAAACAAGTCCTGTGGCCAGCTTGCTGCCTGACACACCTTCACCCCTGACTCACCCCTCACTCACCCTGCGGGCACTCCCAGCCTGACCTCTCACCCCACTCCCCGGACCCAGAGCAAGGAGTTTTCTCCCAGCCCCCAAAGGCTGCAGGTGGGAAGGGATGAGCACAGCAGAAGCCCATTTGGGGCCCGCTGTGCTTTTGAGTGGCAGCCACATGGATGAGGTGGGTATTGGCGGGGAGGGGCAGGAACAGGGGCTGCTGGGGGAGGGTGTCAGTGAACTGACTGAGTGGGGGGCCTCCTTGCAAGGACCCTCTGGGGGCCCACCCAAGGAGCTCAGGTGCCCCCACCTTGAACAAGGCCAGTGAGCAGGTAGGTCTGTTTCTGGAGTGGCTGCTCCAGCATCTCAGGAGCTGCAGAGTAGGGAGAGGTTTTACCAGGCACCCAGTCACCCGCTGAGACCTGCCCAGACTGCAGAGGCCTActgacccccagccccaccccaggttCTGACCTCTCACTTCTGACTCCCCACCCTCTACTGCCCAGCCTGccagggagaggatgggaggCCAGCCAATCCTGGAGGCCCTGGGCCACGCCCTGGCCAGCGTGATCCCAAGCGAGCATATAAATACACCTGCCAGGAGCCCACGCCCATAGAACTCACACCTGTCTCGGACAGTGCTCCACACCTGAAGGAGCGCACACATCCCACACCCCACCTGCCCGGCACAGCTGCGGACGACAGCTCTGGAGAGGAACACTAGTCGGGGAACACAAGCCAGCCTGGACCAGAGGAGACGAAGCCAGCGCTTCCAGGACAAGTGAGCTTGGGGCCTCAGCCTGGCCGAATCAGCCAAGAGGGTCATGCCCGGGCCCCTCTAACCCTGGCTACCAGGTAAGTCCGGCTCAGCTGGCACTCCCGTCTCACCAGTACAGATTCAGGGTGGAGCACCTCCTCAGAAGGGTGGGGCCCAGTGCCAAGGAACCAGTCATGCGGGGAACAGCTGGGGGAGGACGGCTGCAGTACCCCAGACCCTGCTGAAGCTGTACCTGGCCTGTGGCAGCTGCTGTCACCAAAATACATTGACATCTCACACCTCGATGCCAGAGCACTCGTGACATCACAGTGATACCACCGTGACTCACAGTGGTCACTGTCAGGTGGCAGCAATACCTGAGCCTTTGTGGCACGTCACTGCAAAGTCATTCCACCAGCCCTCCTGTACTGACCAGCCAGTCAGGCTCAGGTCACCTCTGGGGGGCTCATGGGCTCTATGGGGTCATGTGGTCAGGCCTTCCCAAGGCcccggcctcctctgtccatcataAAGGTGATGGGTGAGTCACCCCCTTACCTGCCCTCCTCCAAGCAGGACCCATGTGGCTGCCTGGGGTAGAGACCTAGGCCCAAGAAGGAGCAGCAGGCAGGTTACCTGAGCCTCATCAGGGAGACAGGTTGGGCCTCCCATGGAGAGGGTAGTAGGTGAGGAGTGGAACATCCCACTGCCTCCTGGATGGCGGCTGTGGCTGGTGTGACCCTCCTGGGTGGCGGGCCAGCCCAAAGAGGATGCCTGGCTCATCCACCCTCCCCGCTCCACTGGCCAAAGGGTGACGAGCATTTCCAGGCCCTGAGGGCCAGCATCAGGCTCTTGTCACCAACCAGACGAGCTGGCCCTACAGGTTGAGGCCACGGTGGGGAGACAAAGCCCCTCCTCAGGCCATGGCCACCACCCTTGCTTAGGCCCCCTGGTCTCCCGCAGCCTGTCCAGCCAGGCCTGGCGCCCACCTCACACAACTGCCTGCCAGTTATTGTGCGCCCACCAAATAAGCCACCCACACTGGAATCTGTGTTTAAACCAACCTCACCTGGCCCAGAGCCACACTCTTCCTGTGACAGCCAGGGGCCCCTCTGAGATGCCTCTTCTGCACTGTGGCTCTTGGTATCAGATGACCAGGGTCCAGCCTGGCAGAGCCCTGATGTAAATAGTAACTGTCGTGGGCCGTTGTCATCATCACTTTTATTTCTGCCCAATGGCACGGTCAGGTAGGCCAGGGCTGGTGGGAGGGGTTCACTGAGCAGTGGCCCACAGGGCCCAGCCAGGCTGGGGCACCCCAGGGTACTGACCCCTGATAAAGCACGTGAGGAGCTGGGGAGCAGGTGGGGGGACTTCAGAGAGGTGCCCACAGGCATCTCTGAGATGATGCAATGaagagggatggggagagagtgACTGACTGACCTTGCAGGAAAGGAGCAGTCAAGGTCACTCACAGTGGTCTCCATTGTCCCACAGCCCAGAACCATGTCGTCAGGCCCACAGGTGTGGCACACGACCATGCCGCCTACCAGCAGGAGCAGCCCCACAGCCACAGTGCCCAGGTCCCCCAGCTCAGCCAGCAGCCCCAGGTCTCCGGGCACCCCAGGCTCAGAGAAAGTGGCCTCCCCTCTGGAGTGCTCCATCTGCTTCTCGGGCTATGACAACATCTTCAAGACACCCAAGGAGCTCTCCTGCACCCATGTCTTCTGCCTGGAGTGCCTGGCACGGCTGGCGGCCGCCCAGCCCACAGGCCAGCCAGGTAGCGAGGCTGTGCCCTGCCCATTCTGCCGGCAACCCACAGCTGTACCCGCTGCTGGAGCCCCTGCACTGCGCACCAGCCGCCAGCTACAGGCCCGGATGCCAGCGCACCTGCAGCAGGAGGAGCCTGTGTGGTTAGAGGGTACCAAGCTGTGCTATTACCCATCGCCCTCTGTGCCTGGCCCGGTGGAGCCCGGCTTCATGTGTGTGGACATAGGCCCAAGCAAGCCCCCTGAGCCTGCTGTGCCTGTGCCCACCCCAGACCCCGCCCACCGTCGGGGGCCCCTGGCCCGCTGCTGGGTGCGCTGCAGGGACTGGAGGCGCGTGGCGCTCATCACAGCCCTGCTGCTGGTGCTCTTCTGTGTGGTCCTCTGGCCCGTGCAGTGCGCACTCAAGACTGGGAGCCTGCGCTGCCTCCCCCGGCCACCCTCCACCGCCGCCACCACCTCCTCGCTCGGGTCCCTGGCGTACAATTAGTGTCACCActtccacccaccccacccctccaggatCCCAGAGGAGCCCCCACATCTCTGAGGAACCCCACCCCATTCAGCACACACAACCCCCCGCTCTCTGGGGCTGGGTCCTATGGGGTGGACAAAATGGTCCCTGGAGCATCCAAGAATCAGATTGCTATGGGCTCCAGAGACCACCTCCCTAACCCCCAtcttgcagatggggaaactgaggcccagaagagACAGCTTGGCAAGgcccctccctgtccacactgtgAATCACCTGTAGGACCTACCCCTTGCTGAAAAGGGAGGGGGCTTGCCACCCTCATCTTATTTTCACATTTCACCATGGCTCCTCGCTTCCCCAGGCAGGGCTGGCCCCTTCCCTTGGGTGGCCATGGGGACAGAGGGCAGTGGCAGGGAGCCCAGCTCCCCAGTGCCCATCCTGCCCTcctgaattgtacatttttaaataaactattttgtACCCACAATTGATAAGGGGTCCTCACCCTCTGTGTTCTTTCCTGTACCATTAAGCCACTTTTTCCAGAAAAGCCCAGTCTGCCCCTTCCACAAAGGCTCTGAATCCAAAGGACACCTCCTGGATTGGACTCCCAGCAGCCCCTAGCGTGTGTGGCCCAAGTTCTAGGGGGTCCAACTCCGGTCCTGCCTGGGCTGTGGATGGGCTGGAGCAGTTCTGGGCTTGGCTGCCTCCTGGGGCTGGGAGGCTGCCTGAGGGAGACAGTGAGGGCCGGGAGCACCTGGGGCAGGGGGTGCCGGGATGGGGCCTTGGCCTGGTCCAGagtcctccttcccacccccactgT
This genomic interval carries:
- the RNF223 gene encoding RING finger protein 223, which gives rise to MSSGPQVWHTTMPPTSRSSPTATVPRSPSSASSPRSPGTPGSEKVASPLECSICFSGYDNIFKTPKELSCTHVFCLECLARLAAAQPTGQPGSEAVPCPFCRQPTAVPAAGAPALRTSRQLQARMPAHLQQEEPVWLEGTKLCYYPSPSVPGPVEPGFMCVDIGPSKPPEPAVPVPTPDPAHRRGPLARCWVRCRDWRRVALITALLLVLFCVVLWPVQCALKTGSLRCLPRPPSTAATTSSLGSLAYN